In the Hippoglossus stenolepis isolate QCI-W04-F060 chromosome 14, HSTE1.2, whole genome shotgun sequence genome, one interval contains:
- the ddx49 gene encoding probable ATP-dependent RNA helicase DDX49 produces the protein MADFSSLGLSDWLIKQCHQLGINKPTPVQENCLPPILQGRDCMGCAKTGSGKTAAFVLPVLQKLSEDPYGIYCLVLTPTRELAYQIAEQFRVLGKPLGLKDCIVVGGMDMVAQALELSDKPHVVVATPGRLADHIRSSNTFSMSKIQFLIMDEADRLLEQGCTDFTKDLEVILGILPAKRQTLLFSATLTDTLQELKGIAMNRPYFWESTSETRTVEELDQRFILTAEKVKDSYLVHLIQTFTDEHDDWSIIVFTNTCKNCQILTMMLREFHFPTISLHSMMKQKQRFANLAKFKASVYKILIATDVASRGLDIPTVQVVINHNTPGLPKTYIHRVGRTARAGRNGVSITLVTQYDIHLVNAIEEQNHTKLKEYPVEEKEVLQILTQVNVTRRRCEIKLETSDFDEKKEINKRKQLILEGKDPDMEAKRKAELEKIRTQKRRFKQKIQESIQRQKHGHLKKKLTKTKHTEKKKAPQATA, from the exons ATGGCGGACTTCTCGTCGCTGGGACTGTCAGACTGGCTCATTAAACAGTGTCACCAGCTGGGAATCAACAAACCCACTCCGGTGCAGGAAAACTGTCTGCCACCCATCCTCCAGG GTCGGGACTGTATGGGCTGCGCCAAGACTGGCAGTGGGAAGACGGCTGCATTTGTGCTCCCAGTACTGCAGAAACTGTCAGAGGACCCATATGGTATCTACTGCCTGGTGCTCACTCCTACCAG GGAGCTGGCCTATCAGATCGCTGAGCAGTTCCGAGTCTTGGGGAAACCTCTGGGTCTTAAGGACTGCATCGTCGTAGGAGGAATGG ACATGGTGGCCCAGGCCCTGGAGCTGTCCGACAAGCCGCACGTGGTCGTAGCGACGCCGGGTCGACTGGCTGATCACATCCGCAGCTCCAACACCTTCAGCATGAGCAAGATCCAGTTCTTG ATTATGGATGAGGCGGACCGGCTGTTAGAACAGGGCTGCACTGACTTCACCAAAGACCTGGAGGTGATCCTGGGGATTTTACCGGCCAAACGTCAGACGCTGCTGTTCAGCGCCACGCTCACTGACACATTGCAGGAGCTGAAGGGCATCGCCATGAACAGACCGTACTTCTGGGAGAGCACATCAGA GACGCGGacggtggaggagctggaccagAGGTTCATCCTCACTGCAGAGAAGGTGAAGGACTCCTACCTGGTGCACCTGATCCAGACGTTCACTGACGAGCACGACGACTGGTCCATCATCGTCTTCACCAACACGTGCAA gAATTGCCAAATCCTCACCATGATGCTGCGGGAATTTCACTTTCCAACGATCTCCCTGCACTCCATGATGAAGCAG AAACAACGTTTTGCAAACCTCGCCAAGTTCAAGGCCAGCGTCTACAAAATCCTGATTGCGACAGATGTGGCTTCCAG GGGTTTGGATATTCCAACTGTCCAGGTCGTCATTAACCACAACACCCCCGGCCTTCCCAAGACCTACATCCACAGAGTCGGGCGAACAGCAAGAGCAG gcAGGAACGGAGTGTCCATCACTCTGGTGACACAGTATGACATCCACCTCGTCAACGCCATCGAAGAGCAGAACC ATACAAAGCTGAAGGAGTACcctgtggaggagaaggaagtcCTGCAGATCCTCACCCAGGTCAATGTGACCAGGCGACGCTGTGAAATA AAACTGGAGACATCCGACTTTGATGAGAAAAAGGAGATCAATAAGCGGAAACAGCTGATCCTGGAGGGGAAG GATCCAGACATGGAGGCCAAGAGGAAGGCCGAGCTGGAGAAGATCAGGACACAGAAGAGGAGGTTCAAACAGAAAATCCAGGAGAGCAtccagagacagaaacatggacacctgaaaaagaaactgacaaagacaaaacacactgaaaaaaaaaaagctccacaGGCAACAGCGTGA
- the LOC118121549 gene encoding regulator of nonsense transcripts 1 isoform X2 codes for MSVEAYGPSSQTLTFLDTEEAELLGADTQGSEYDFTDFTLPSQTQTQGQTQSQLDGQVNGPDEALLNGGVEDSVAKASQLLTELNFEEDEEDTYYTKDLPVHACSYCGIHDPACVVYCNTSKKWFCNGRGNTSGSHIVNHLVRAKCKEVTLHKDGPLGETVLECYNCGCRNVFLLGFIPAKADSVVVLLCRQPCASQSSLKDINWDSSQWQPLIQDRCFLSWLVKIPSEQEQLRARQITAQQINKLEELWKDNPTATLEDLEKPGVDEEPQHVLLRYEDAYQYQNIFGPLVKLEADYDKKLKESQTQDNITVRWDLGLNKKRIAYFTLPKTDSDMRLMQGDEICLRYKGDLAPMWKGIGHVIKVPDNYGDEIAIELRSSVGAPVEIPHNFQVDFVWKSTSFDRMQSALKTFAVDETSVSGYIYHKLLGHEVEDVTIKCQLPKRFTAQGLPDLNHSQVYAVKTVLQRPLSLIQGPPGTGKTVTSATIVYHLSRQGNGPVLVCAPSNIAVDQLTEKIDKTGLKVVRLCAKSREAIESPVSFLALHNQISNMDSMPELQKLQQLKDETGELSSADEKRYRALKRTAERELLMNADVICCTCVGAGDPRLAKMQFRSILIDESTQATEPECMVPVVLGAKQLILVGDHCQLGPVVMCKKAAKAGLSQSLFERLVVLGIRPIRLQVQYRMHPALSAFPSNIFYEGSLQNGVTAADRIKKGFDFQWPQPDKPMFFYVTQGQEEIASSGTSYLNRTEAANVEKITTRLLKAGAKPDQIGIITPYEGQRSYLVQYMQFSGSLHTKLYQQVEIASVDAFQGREKDFIILSCVRANEHQGIGFLNDPRRLNVALTRAKYGVIIVGNPKALSKQPLWNNLLNNYKEQKVLVEGPLNNLRESLMQFSKPRKLVNTINPGGRFMSTAMYDAREALIPGSAYDRSNAAGRPSMYFQTHDQIGMIGAGPGHMAALNIPIPFNLVMPPMPPPSYLGQTNGPAAGRGAMKGKPGRGGRQRVRGSGNQGTGQGNGPNSQVSQDGASQSFSQGPLTQGYISMSQPSQMSQPGLSQPELSQDSYLGDEFKSQIDVALSQDSTYQGERAYQHGGVTGLSQY; via the exons ATGAGCGTGGAGGCGTACGGGCCGAGCTCCCAGACCCTCACCTTCTTGGACACCGAGGAAGCGGAGCTGCTCGGAGCGGACACCCAGGGCTCCGAGTACGATTTCACCGACTTCACGCTACCCAGCCAGACGCAGACCCAAGGCCAGACCCAGAGCCAGCTGGACGGCCAG GTCAATGGTCCTGATGAGGCTCTCCTGAACGGTGGAGTGGAGGACTCCGTGGCCAAAGCCAGTCAGCTGCTGACCGAGCTCAACTtcgaggaggatgaggaggacacGTACTACACCAAAGACCTGCCCGTGCACGCATGCAG CTACTGTGGTATCCATGATCCAGCATGTGTGGTGTACTGCAACACCAGCAAGAAGTGGTTCTGTAATGGACGTGGCAACACATCTGGCAG CCACATTGTGAACCACTTGGTGAGAGCCAAATGCAAAGAGGTGACTCTGCATAAAGATGGGCCACTGGGAGAGACGGTGCTGGAGTGTTACAACTGCGGCTGTCGAAATGTCTTCCTGCTGGGCTTCATCCCGGCCAAAGCTGATTCCGTGGTGGTGTTACTCTGCAG GCAGCCCTGTGCTAGCCAGAGTAGCTTAAAAGACATCAACTGGGACAGCTCGCAGTGGCAACCACTGATCCAGGATCGTTGCTTTCTGTCCTGGCTGGTGAAGATCCCCtcggagcaggagcagcttcGGGCACGCCAGATCACCGCCCAGCAGATCAACAAGCTTGAGGAGCTCTGGAAG GACAATCCCACCGCCACCTTGGAGGACTTGGAGAAACCGGGCGTGGATGAGGAACCCCAGCATGTGCTGCTGCGGTACGAGGACGCCTACCAGTACCAAAACATCTTTGGCCCGCTGGTCAAACTGGAGGCTGACTACGACAAGAAGCTTAAGGAGTCCCAG aCCCAAGACAATATAACAGTCAGGTGGGACCTGGGTCTGAATAAAAAGCGGATTGCCTATTTCACACTGCCCAAGACGGATTCAG ATATGCGGCTGATGCAGGGTGATGAAATCTGCCTGCGATACAAAGGAGATCTGGCCCCGATGTGGAAAGGCATTGGTCATGTCATCAAAGTCCCTGACA ACTATGGAGATGAAATTGCCATCGAGTTGCGGAGCAGCGTTGGAGCACCTGTGGAAATCCCCCACAACTTCCAAGTGGACTTTGTGTGGAAGTCAACTTCCTTTGACAG GATGCAAAGCGCCCTGAAGACGTTTGCAGTGGATGAGACTTCTGTGTCTGGTTACATTTACCACAAACTGCTGGGCCATGAGGTGGAGGATGTCACCATCAAGTGCCAGCTGCCAAAGCGCTTCACTGCTCAGGGCTTGCCTGACCTCAATCACTCACAG GTGTATGCTGTGAAGACGGTGCTGCAGAGGCCTCTCAGTCTAATTCAGGGTCCTCCCGGCACCGGAAAGACTGTCACCTCTGCCACTATTGTTTACCACCTGTCCCGACAGGGCAATGG CCCAGTTCTGGTGTGTGCTCCCAGTAACATCGCTGTGGACCAGTTGACCGAGAAGATTGACAAGACTGGACTAAAGGTCGTCAGGCTGTGCGCCAAGAGCCGTGAGGCCATCGAGTCACCCGTGTCTTTTCTGGCTCTGCACAACCAGATCAGCAACATGGACAG TATGCCTGAGCTACAGAAGCTGCAACAGCTGAAGGATGAGACTGGTGAGCTGTCGTCTGCTGATGAGAAACGCTACAGGGCTTTGAAGCGCACCGCTGAGAGGGAGCTGCTCATG AATGCTGATGTGATCTGCTGCACCTGTGTCGGGGCTGGAGACCCCCGCCTGGCCAAGATGCAGTTCCGCTCCATCCTGATTGATGAGAGCACCCAGGCCACCGAGCCGGAGTGTATGGTGCCCGTGGTGTTGGGAGCCAAGCAG cTCATTCTGGTGGGCGACCACTGCCAGCTGGGTCCTGTAGTGATGTGTAAGAAGGCAGCTAAGGCAGGTCTGTCCCAGTCCTTGTTTGAGCGCTTGGTGGTTCTGGGCATCCGACCAATCCGCCTGCAGGTCCAGTACCGCATGCACCCTGCCCTCAGTGCCTTCCCTTCCAACATTTTCTACGAGGGCTCCCTGCAGAATGGCGTCACCGCAG CTGACCGCATTAAGAAGGGCTTCGACTTCCAGTGGCCACAGCCGGACAAGCCCATGTTCTTCTACGTGACTCAGGGCCAGGAGGAGATAGCCAGCTCTGGAACCTCCTACCTCAACAG GACCGAGGCTGCCAATGTGGAGAAGATCACCACCAGGCTGCTGAAGGCTGGAGCCAAACCCGACCAAATCGGCATCATCACCCCATACGAGGGTCAGCGCTCTTACCTGGTCCAGTACATGCAGTTCAGTGGCTCCCTGCACACCAAACTCTATCAG CAAGTGGAAATTGCCAGCGTGGACGCCTTCCAGGGCAGAGAGAAGGACTTCATCATTCTCTCCTGCGTCCGTGCCAATGAGCATCAGGGCATCGGCTTCCTGAATGACCCTCGTCGTCTCAACGTGGCGCTGACCAGAGCCAA GTATGGTGTGATCATTGTGGGGAACCCGAAGGCCCTCTCCAAGCAGCCGCTGTGGAACAACCTGCTGAACAACTACAAGGAGCAGAAGGTCCTGGTGGAGGGGCCCCTCAACAACCTGAGGGAGAGCCTCATGCAGTTCAGCAAGCCTCGCAAGCTGGTCAACACCATCAACCCT GGTGGGCGTTTTATGAGCACTGCGATGTATGATGCCCGAGAGGCCCTCATCCCTGGCTCCGCCTACGACCGCAGCAATGCTG CCGGACGTCCGTCCATGTACTTTCAAACTCATGACCAGATCGGGATGATTGGGGCCGGCCCCGGTCACATGGCCGCCCTGAATATCCCCATACCCTTCAACCTGGTGATGCCTCCTATGCCTCCACCCAGCTACTTGGGTCAGACCAACGGCCCCGCTGCAG GTCGTGGGGCTATGAAGGGTAAGCCTGGGCGTGGCGGGCGGCAGAGGGTCCGTGGCTCTGGGAACCAGGGCACCGGTCAGGGTAATGGACCAAACAGCCAGGTCAGCCAGGATGGGGCCTCCCAGTCCTTCTCCCAGGGGCCACTGACACAAGGCTACATATCCATGAGCCAGCCCTCTCAGATGAGCCAGCCTGGCCTTTCCCAGCCAGAGCTCTCCCAG GATAGCTACCTGGGAGATGAGTTCAAGTCCCAAATTGACGTGGCTCTGTCCCAGGACTCAACTTACCAGGGTGAACGTGCGTATCAGCATGGCGGAGTGACTGGACTGTCACAGTATTAA
- the LOC118121549 gene encoding regulator of nonsense transcripts 1 isoform X1, producing MSVEAYGPSSQTLTFLDTEEAELLGADTQGSEYDFTDFTLPSQTQTQGQTQSQLDGQVNGPDEALLNGGVEDSVAKASQLLTELNFEEDEEDTYYTKDLPVHACSYCGIHDPACVVYCNTSKKWFCNGRGNTSGSHIVNHLVRAKCKEVTLHKDGPLGETVLECYNCGCRNVFLLGFIPAKADSVVVLLCRQPCASQSSLKDINWDSSQWQPLIQDRCFLSWLVKIPSEQEQLRARQITAQQINKLEELWKDNPTATLEDLEKPGVDEEPQHVLLRYEDAYQYQNIFGPLVKLEADYDKKLKESQTQDNITVRWDLGLNKKRIAYFTLPKTDSGDMRLMQGDEICLRYKGDLAPMWKGIGHVIKVPDNYGDEIAIELRSSVGAPVEIPHNFQVDFVWKSTSFDRMQSALKTFAVDETSVSGYIYHKLLGHEVEDVTIKCQLPKRFTAQGLPDLNHSQVYAVKTVLQRPLSLIQGPPGTGKTVTSATIVYHLSRQGNGPVLVCAPSNIAVDQLTEKIDKTGLKVVRLCAKSREAIESPVSFLALHNQISNMDSMPELQKLQQLKDETGELSSADEKRYRALKRTAERELLMNADVICCTCVGAGDPRLAKMQFRSILIDESTQATEPECMVPVVLGAKQLILVGDHCQLGPVVMCKKAAKAGLSQSLFERLVVLGIRPIRLQVQYRMHPALSAFPSNIFYEGSLQNGVTAADRIKKGFDFQWPQPDKPMFFYVTQGQEEIASSGTSYLNRTEAANVEKITTRLLKAGAKPDQIGIITPYEGQRSYLVQYMQFSGSLHTKLYQQVEIASVDAFQGREKDFIILSCVRANEHQGIGFLNDPRRLNVALTRAKYGVIIVGNPKALSKQPLWNNLLNNYKEQKVLVEGPLNNLRESLMQFSKPRKLVNTINPGGRFMSTAMYDAREALIPGSAYDRSNAAGRPSMYFQTHDQIGMIGAGPGHMAALNIPIPFNLVMPPMPPPSYLGQTNGPAAGRGAMKGKPGRGGRQRVRGSGNQGTGQGNGPNSQVSQDGASQSFSQGPLTQGYISMSQPSQMSQPGLSQPELSQDSYLGDEFKSQIDVALSQDSTYQGERAYQHGGVTGLSQY from the exons ATGAGCGTGGAGGCGTACGGGCCGAGCTCCCAGACCCTCACCTTCTTGGACACCGAGGAAGCGGAGCTGCTCGGAGCGGACACCCAGGGCTCCGAGTACGATTTCACCGACTTCACGCTACCCAGCCAGACGCAGACCCAAGGCCAGACCCAGAGCCAGCTGGACGGCCAG GTCAATGGTCCTGATGAGGCTCTCCTGAACGGTGGAGTGGAGGACTCCGTGGCCAAAGCCAGTCAGCTGCTGACCGAGCTCAACTtcgaggaggatgaggaggacacGTACTACACCAAAGACCTGCCCGTGCACGCATGCAG CTACTGTGGTATCCATGATCCAGCATGTGTGGTGTACTGCAACACCAGCAAGAAGTGGTTCTGTAATGGACGTGGCAACACATCTGGCAG CCACATTGTGAACCACTTGGTGAGAGCCAAATGCAAAGAGGTGACTCTGCATAAAGATGGGCCACTGGGAGAGACGGTGCTGGAGTGTTACAACTGCGGCTGTCGAAATGTCTTCCTGCTGGGCTTCATCCCGGCCAAAGCTGATTCCGTGGTGGTGTTACTCTGCAG GCAGCCCTGTGCTAGCCAGAGTAGCTTAAAAGACATCAACTGGGACAGCTCGCAGTGGCAACCACTGATCCAGGATCGTTGCTTTCTGTCCTGGCTGGTGAAGATCCCCtcggagcaggagcagcttcGGGCACGCCAGATCACCGCCCAGCAGATCAACAAGCTTGAGGAGCTCTGGAAG GACAATCCCACCGCCACCTTGGAGGACTTGGAGAAACCGGGCGTGGATGAGGAACCCCAGCATGTGCTGCTGCGGTACGAGGACGCCTACCAGTACCAAAACATCTTTGGCCCGCTGGTCAAACTGGAGGCTGACTACGACAAGAAGCTTAAGGAGTCCCAG aCCCAAGACAATATAACAGTCAGGTGGGACCTGGGTCTGAATAAAAAGCGGATTGCCTATTTCACACTGCCCAAGACGGATTCAGGTG ATATGCGGCTGATGCAGGGTGATGAAATCTGCCTGCGATACAAAGGAGATCTGGCCCCGATGTGGAAAGGCATTGGTCATGTCATCAAAGTCCCTGACA ACTATGGAGATGAAATTGCCATCGAGTTGCGGAGCAGCGTTGGAGCACCTGTGGAAATCCCCCACAACTTCCAAGTGGACTTTGTGTGGAAGTCAACTTCCTTTGACAG GATGCAAAGCGCCCTGAAGACGTTTGCAGTGGATGAGACTTCTGTGTCTGGTTACATTTACCACAAACTGCTGGGCCATGAGGTGGAGGATGTCACCATCAAGTGCCAGCTGCCAAAGCGCTTCACTGCTCAGGGCTTGCCTGACCTCAATCACTCACAG GTGTATGCTGTGAAGACGGTGCTGCAGAGGCCTCTCAGTCTAATTCAGGGTCCTCCCGGCACCGGAAAGACTGTCACCTCTGCCACTATTGTTTACCACCTGTCCCGACAGGGCAATGG CCCAGTTCTGGTGTGTGCTCCCAGTAACATCGCTGTGGACCAGTTGACCGAGAAGATTGACAAGACTGGACTAAAGGTCGTCAGGCTGTGCGCCAAGAGCCGTGAGGCCATCGAGTCACCCGTGTCTTTTCTGGCTCTGCACAACCAGATCAGCAACATGGACAG TATGCCTGAGCTACAGAAGCTGCAACAGCTGAAGGATGAGACTGGTGAGCTGTCGTCTGCTGATGAGAAACGCTACAGGGCTTTGAAGCGCACCGCTGAGAGGGAGCTGCTCATG AATGCTGATGTGATCTGCTGCACCTGTGTCGGGGCTGGAGACCCCCGCCTGGCCAAGATGCAGTTCCGCTCCATCCTGATTGATGAGAGCACCCAGGCCACCGAGCCGGAGTGTATGGTGCCCGTGGTGTTGGGAGCCAAGCAG cTCATTCTGGTGGGCGACCACTGCCAGCTGGGTCCTGTAGTGATGTGTAAGAAGGCAGCTAAGGCAGGTCTGTCCCAGTCCTTGTTTGAGCGCTTGGTGGTTCTGGGCATCCGACCAATCCGCCTGCAGGTCCAGTACCGCATGCACCCTGCCCTCAGTGCCTTCCCTTCCAACATTTTCTACGAGGGCTCCCTGCAGAATGGCGTCACCGCAG CTGACCGCATTAAGAAGGGCTTCGACTTCCAGTGGCCACAGCCGGACAAGCCCATGTTCTTCTACGTGACTCAGGGCCAGGAGGAGATAGCCAGCTCTGGAACCTCCTACCTCAACAG GACCGAGGCTGCCAATGTGGAGAAGATCACCACCAGGCTGCTGAAGGCTGGAGCCAAACCCGACCAAATCGGCATCATCACCCCATACGAGGGTCAGCGCTCTTACCTGGTCCAGTACATGCAGTTCAGTGGCTCCCTGCACACCAAACTCTATCAG CAAGTGGAAATTGCCAGCGTGGACGCCTTCCAGGGCAGAGAGAAGGACTTCATCATTCTCTCCTGCGTCCGTGCCAATGAGCATCAGGGCATCGGCTTCCTGAATGACCCTCGTCGTCTCAACGTGGCGCTGACCAGAGCCAA GTATGGTGTGATCATTGTGGGGAACCCGAAGGCCCTCTCCAAGCAGCCGCTGTGGAACAACCTGCTGAACAACTACAAGGAGCAGAAGGTCCTGGTGGAGGGGCCCCTCAACAACCTGAGGGAGAGCCTCATGCAGTTCAGCAAGCCTCGCAAGCTGGTCAACACCATCAACCCT GGTGGGCGTTTTATGAGCACTGCGATGTATGATGCCCGAGAGGCCCTCATCCCTGGCTCCGCCTACGACCGCAGCAATGCTG CCGGACGTCCGTCCATGTACTTTCAAACTCATGACCAGATCGGGATGATTGGGGCCGGCCCCGGTCACATGGCCGCCCTGAATATCCCCATACCCTTCAACCTGGTGATGCCTCCTATGCCTCCACCCAGCTACTTGGGTCAGACCAACGGCCCCGCTGCAG GTCGTGGGGCTATGAAGGGTAAGCCTGGGCGTGGCGGGCGGCAGAGGGTCCGTGGCTCTGGGAACCAGGGCACCGGTCAGGGTAATGGACCAAACAGCCAGGTCAGCCAGGATGGGGCCTCCCAGTCCTTCTCCCAGGGGCCACTGACACAAGGCTACATATCCATGAGCCAGCCCTCTCAGATGAGCCAGCCTGGCCTTTCCCAGCCAGAGCTCTCCCAG GATAGCTACCTGGGAGATGAGTTCAAGTCCCAAATTGACGTGGCTCTGTCCCAGGACTCAACTTACCAGGGTGAACGTGCGTATCAGCATGGCGGAGTGACTGGACTGTCACAGTATTAA
- the LOC118121551 gene encoding pyroglutamyl-peptidase 1 codes for MDNSKRTVVVTGFGPFGEHTVNASWVAVQELKKLGLGSEVDLHVYEVPVEYQTVQSLVPSLWKQYHPLLVVHVGVSGMATTVTLEKCGRNSGYKGLDNSSFCPDSQCCIVGGPDCIDSVIDMESVSKRVTASGLGVAVSVSKDAGRYLCDFTYYTSLYLSHGRSAFIHVPPLGKPYSGEDLGRALKAIVQEILELLDQAEEKLHCQQHFH; via the exons ATGGACAACAGTAAACGGACGGTGGTGGTCACAG GTTTCGGGCCTTTTGGAGAGCACACGGTCAACGCCAGCTGGGTCGCAGTGCAG GAACTGAAGAAGCTGGGACTGGGCAGCGAAGTGGACCTGCATGTGTACGAGGTTCCTGTAGAGTACCAGACAGTCCAGAGTTTGGTTCCTTCATTATGGAAGCAGTATCATCCGCTG TTGGTTGTTCATGTTGGAGTCTCAGGAATGGCCACCACTGTCACCCTGGAGAAGTGCGGCCGAAATAGTGGCTATAAGGGTCTGGacaacagcagcttctgtcCTGACTCAcagtgttgcattgtgggaggcCCAGACTGCATCGACTCAGTTATTGACATGGAATCAGTCAGTAAGAGAGTGACCGCCTCGGGGCTCGGAGTAGCTGTGTCTGTCTCCAAAGACGCTGGGAG ATATCTCTGTGACTTCACCTACTACACGTCTTTGTACCTGAGTCACGGCCGCTCTGCTTTCATCCACGTGCCTCCTCTTGGAAAGCCTTACAGTGGTGAAGACCTGGGTCGTGCACTGAAGGCCATCGTCCAGGAGATTCTGGAGCTTCTTGACCAGGCTGAGGAGAAGCTCCACTGCCAGCAGCACTTCCACTAA
- the lsm4 gene encoding U6 snRNA-associated Sm-like protein LSm4 gives MLPLSLLKTAQNHPMLVELKNGETYNGHLVSCDNWMNINLREVICTSRDGDKFWRMPECYIRGSTIKYLRIPDEIIDMVKEEVVSKGRGRGGAQQNKQQGKGRGGAGRGLFGGRGRGLSGPGRGQQQQLQLPQQQDKKAGKPQGMKNQH, from the exons ATG cttcccctctctctgctgAAGACTGCCCAGAACCACCCGATG CTGGTGGAGCTGAAAAACGGGGAGACGTATAACGGTCACCTGGTCAGCTGTGACAACTGGATGAACATCAACCTGAGAGAGGTTATCTGCACCTCAAGG GATGGCGATAAGTTCTGGAGGATGCCTGAGTGCTACATCAGAGGAAGCACCATCAAGTATCTGCGAATCCCAGACGAGATCATTGACAtggtgaaggaggaggtggtgtcCAAGGGCCGCGGACGTGGAGGTGCCcagcagaacaaacagcagGGCAAAGGAAGGGGAGGAGCTGGCCGAG GTCTGTTTGGTGGTCGTGGCAGAGGATTGAGCGGTCCCGGTCggggccagcagcagcagctacaactACCACAGCAGCAGGATAAGAAAGCAGGCAAACCACAGGGAATGAAGAACCAGCACTGA